GTGTTTTCCTCGCTCTAGTGGCTGGGCTTGAGGGTCGGGGGGATTTCCTGGAGGGTCTCCGCGGTCTGGGGCATGCCCTTGATCGCCTTGAGTTCCTTGCGGCCCATCGAGGCCAGAACGGCGCCGATGATGCCCCAGATGATTGCGACGACGACGCCGGACCATCCCAGTCCCATCAGGGTTCCCAGCCCCCACCAGAGGGCGAGGGAGAGGAACAGCAGGACAAAGTGGCCCGCGACGCCGGCGCCGGCAAACATGCCGCTGCCCTTGCCTGCCCGGCCGGCGGTCTGCTTCAGTTCGGCCTTGGCGAGCTCCACTTCCTGACGCATCAGGGTGGACATGTCCCGCGTGACGTCACCGAGCAGGTCGCCCAGGGAAGTGGTCTCCGCCTTCAGATGGGCCTCCGTGGGAGGCATCGGGGTGCCCGTGGGCATCTCGCCGCTCATCGACGGCCTCCGTCGAACGGATCCTTACGGTCGGGGTCGACTGCCGGATCGATGCGGTACGGATCGGCAGCCAGCGGGTCGGCGGCCAGCGGGTCGTTGGCCCACGGGTCGGCCTGGGTGCCGGAGCCCTCAAGCGGGTTGGGCGGGTAGGTCTCGACGGCGGGCGCCGTCGTCGGCTCCGGATACGTGCCGGCCATGCCGGCCGTCGTCGTCTCCGGGTAGCCCACCGGCGGCGGGGGGACCGCGACGCCGGCATCGGGCACCCGGGTGGCCGTGGCGCCGGCCTGCGGAGCGGCCGTGCCGGCGGAGGTTTCCGGAGCTCCGGCGCTAAGGCTGCGGCTGAGCCGCCCGGCGAGAATGCCGGCGCCGGCGGCGGC
The nucleotide sequence above comes from Arthrobacter sp. KBS0702. Encoded proteins:
- a CDS encoding phage holin family protein, with translation MPPTEAHLKAETTSLGDLLGDVTRDMSTLMRQEVELAKAELKQTAGRAGKGSGMFAGAGVAGHFVLLFLSLALWWGLGTLMGLGWSGVVVAIIWGIIGAVLASMGRKELKAIKGMPQTAETLQEIPPTLKPSH